Proteins from one Ipomoea triloba cultivar NCNSP0323 chromosome 1, ASM357664v1 genomic window:
- the LOC115999243 gene encoding uncharacterized protein LOC115999243 — MGKADQSPGMKADERVEAVLQLLKKHAPLTLKQEKFCNRRCVERFLKAKGDSVKKAAKHLRSCLSWRDSMGIDQLMADEFSAELAEGVAYVAGHDDESRPVLIFRIKQDYHKFHSQKQFTRLLVFTVEVAIQTMAKNVEQLVILLDASFFRSASAFMNILLGALKVLAEYYPGQLHKAFVIDPPSLFSYLWKGARAFVELASLTMVVSSLDYEDSWEYNDFASYPRAASFRLNPSSVTSSTTKIGGPCSSSRFAFSVSHHNDSLKPWYLSFTDTPTSKVGPTVHSSALLGPSISPLSGRSMSFASPIGRTPRGNISNNMRKSFFPSTPMPQKTQELDSSVNHPRVTKASFFQSPAVFFKKVDSHINRVDMSRKSFLPFLKFYRRPYDEMTYRSKMRPPLGGLIAIVPHHLKRRHMSLSQRF, encoded by the exons ATGGGGAAGGCAGATCAGAGTCCGGGCATGAAAGCCGACGAGAGGGTTGAAGCTGTCCTTCAACTTCTCAAGAAACATGCCCCTCTTACTCTTAAgcag GAAAAATTCTGCAACAGAAGGTGCGTAGAGAGGTTCTTGAAAGCGAAAGGGGACAGTGTGAAGAAAGCTGCTAAGCACCTAAGAAGTTGTCTTTCTTGGAGAGACTCTATGGGAATTG ATCAGTTGATGGCTGATGAATTCTCTGCTGAGCTTGCTGAAGGTGTAGCATATGTTGCTGGCCATGATGATGAATCAAGACCAGTCTTG atTTTCCGGATCAAACAAGATTACCACAAATTCCATTCACAGAAACA GTTTACTCGATTGCTAGTGTTTACAGTAGAAGTGGCTATTCAAACCATGGCTAAAAATGTTGAACAGCTTGTCATTCTCTTGGATGCCa GCTTTTTCAGATCAGCCTCAGCTTTTATGAACATATTGTTGGGAGCACTGAAAGTCCTTGCAGAATACTATCCTGGCCAACTTCACAAGGCTTTTGTTATTGACCCTCCCTCTCTTTTCTCCTATCTTTGGAAG GGTGCTAGGGCATTTGTGGAGCTAGCATCATTGACCATGGTGGTATCATCACTTGATTATGAAGACTCTTGGGAATATAATGACTTTGCATCCTATCCAAGGGCAGCATCATTTAGATTGAACCCTTCATCGGTGACATCATCAACGACTAAGATTGGTGGTCCATGCTCGTCTTCAAGATTTGCTTTCAGCGTATCACATCACAACGACTCTCTCAAGCCTTGGTATCTGTCATTCACCGACACACCGACATCAAAAGTAGGTCCAACTGTCCACTCATCAGCCCTATTGGGCCCGTCCATCTCTCCACTCAGTGGTCGATCCATGTCGTTCGCGTCACCCATTGGGAGGACTCCACGTGGCAATATTAGTAACAACATGAGAAAGAGCTTCTTTCCATCCACACCAATGCCACAGAAGACTCAAGAGCTAGACTCAAGTGTTAACCATCCAAGAGTTACAAAGGCATCATTCTTTCAATCCCCAGCAGTTTTCTTTAAGAAAGTTGATAGCCACATCAACCGAGTTGACATGAGTCGAAAGTCATTTTTACCCTTCTTGAAGTTCTATCGTAGGCCATATGATGAAATGACTTATAGGTCAAAGATGAGACCTCCGTTGGGTGGACTAATCGCCATCGTCCCTCATCATCTTAAGCGCCGCCACATGTCTCTCTCTCAACGGTTTTGA